A window of Microtus ochrogaster isolate Prairie Vole_2 unplaced genomic scaffold, MicOch1.0 UNK433, whole genome shotgun sequence genomic DNA:
GGATTGCAGAACAGAGAGCAGAACATTGACTTTTGTACCGTTCCACACTTCTGGCTGACATAAAGCCTATCATTTACCCCTGAAAGTTCAGTCAGAATTTAAGTTATTTATAAACctgaataaaagaatattttaaacataattttaaacttaaatatactTTAAGTATACTGCCTGATAGTCAATGAGCTGAGCAGTAACTAGAATACCAGTTGAAGAcaagaattaatattttgaagtaaaaatgcaaattaaaatctgTGTAGTATTTAAAGCTACGAAAATGTAACACTGAATTAAAATTctatagaaatttttaaaagttaaaaataagaataaaataaagcaaacatttcaaaGTAACACCACTGTATGTGTGCAGTAGCACTGCAGGAATCTTTTTTTCAGAATTCCTTCTTAAAACTTCAGAGTTTACCAGGGCATGTGTTGAGCAGAACCAGGCTATTAAGTGCTGTGTCAGCTAAGAGACATTCAGTGTTTTCGGTGTTATAAACAGCAGCAAATGTTTTGAAGTCTTGTGATTTCAAGAACAAAATGTAAAAGGGGctaatttcaaaaggaaatgatTGGCTGCTCCATCGCTGTCCACTGCTGAACACTCATGAAATGTGGTTACCCACACGTACAGTACCTTAGAAGCTGAAAGCGCGTGCTCTTGTTTTAGAAGGTTTATGTCGGAATCGTATTTGGTTTTTaataatttcacatttttctCATAATCATTTGCcagatgttctttctctttatgtAGTATGTTACGCCTAAAACAGTAGGATAAAAAATAACTTTCTATATTTTTGGAACCATTCTCTAAAATGGATATCTTAGTCAACTAAATTCAAGAATATTATCTTTCAATATATGAAGTAAGTATCCATATTTTCATCAACAGGTTTCAAACATTATGTTCTAAAATACTTTTAGAAATGTGTAAATACTCCTATTTAGGTGGGACCACCCTAAGACTTACTACACAACTGTCTGACTCTATATTTATAAGGTCAGTCAGAGCACTGTGCCCCACAGACACTGACTCAGCACTACCTTGTCTTTAGCTCCTGGAGTTCACTACATGTTATCTGGTAGCATCTCTCAAGCTCCATTTTTTCTTGAACCAGTTTCTGCCTCTGTAAATTGCTGTTCTCTGCCTCCCCCGTCAGCTGCTGGACACGGCCCTCCAGTTCTTTGATCATGTGGTTCTGAAAGAACAAGTCGTTAGGAAAGTCTCTAACTAGCTTTCAAGTATGTGGACCAGTGAGCACTCTGAAGAAACATATTGCCTATTAGAATATGAAAGTCAAAAtcaatattagaaaaatataaatctttgAACTAACCAAAActtgtaaaaatcattttttaccATAAAATTACCAGCATGCTTACACATATTCAACCATTCACTCATTCATGGACTGTTTACAAAGTCAGACAATTTTCCATGTGAGCAAAGAAGACGAGGCCCACTCCTCAGACAGCCCCCAATCCCACTCTGCCCCTCATTATAGTTTAGATTTGCCCTTTTCTCTCACAGTTTTAATAatgatatttcaaaattaaatccaTAACCCTCTATAGTAATGCCAGGAATACCATATAACATATTCATGATTAGCAAGTATACAGAAATGTTTTATCCCATAAATCCTTACTCATTCTTTCTGTAATGgtttttctatttcaattaaagctgttctttatttttcaaaagcatcttTCAAATAAATTGCCTCTTTATTAATtggtatttaaattattttgagttCATCACTTTGGCAGGACTGGTTTGAAAGCCCAAACAAAGGTGCTTATAAACTTCTAGATGCTTCATTCAACACAGCGCCAGACCAGCATTAGCTGAGAGACAACTGGTTTCCAATTTTACAACTACACTTTTAATAAGTGCAAGTAGGAGAGCTTAGTGTGGCATTTCTTTTCTACTGTTTCTCTATGGCACAGAGTTAAGACAAAGTTTAAACATTCCTGTTAAAAACCAacacctttcttcatttttaccttttcttcattataaaactgaacagaaagccgggcggtagtggcacacacctataatcccagcactcaggaggcagaggcagacggatctctataagttcgagaccagcttggtctacagagtgagttccagcacagtcagaaatatacagagaaatctgTTGCAAATATATATGACGTTATGTCTAATGTTCTCCAAACTACCCTGGCTTCCTATATAACtgtgtgatggaggtgggtgttgtatcttatctgttgctttcattggttaagtaataaagaaaactgcttggccctctgatagggtagaatttagataggcggagtaaacagaacagaatgctgggagaaagaagctgagtcagtgagtcaccatgattctcccactccagacagacgcaggttaagatcttctctggtaagccacctcgtggtctacacagattattagaaatgggttagatcaatatgtaagagctagccaataagaggctaaaactaatgggccaagcagtgtttaaatgaatacagtttccgtgtaattatttcgggtataaagctagccaggtggcggaaTGCAGCCCACCACTCCAAATTACAACAACAGTGTGACACAAAAACTAGGACTCTTCTGATCTCCAATTTGAAGTGGTAGAATCAAGGGGATCTGTATTCCTTCTTTCTGGGAactgatgaaaaagaaagaatagaaaggaaCCCTAGAACTGCAACTCCATCTTAGTGACCCTAGCGAGGAACTTCTTTTCACGAGGGCATGGCTTATAGAACACCACTCTCCCATTAAGAACAcctaaaaacacagaaataaatctaaaaaaaaatagcaagaagGTGTTAGAGGAGGCCCAAGGCAGACTGGATGTAAGGAAGATGAAGAACCACAAAAGATGAGTTAGAATTTGCTAAGTTGCCCCCATTTTTTAGTCTAGAAAATACCTAGAGGTATTTTCTAATCTTGGAGAATGAGTGAGGACTGGAcaagaaactcaaagcagaggGTGGCCAACTTGAGACAGCAAAAGCTCTGAGAAAAACACTGCACAAAGTGAGGGTTGGGTCTCCTTGTCTCCTATATAAAGATAGGAGTCAAGAATTTCAAAGTCAAGACAAATATTACCcagactaaaagaaataaacGAGTGGTCATTATAAACTGCTAGAAAATGACCAAAGACATAAATCAAGACCAAGGGGGTGAATTACTACAGATAAACCTACAGACTTTGTTTAAGGTCTAACAACTGAATgttgtgaagagaaaaaaagctcagagacaaaaacagactactttttttttttaagatttatttattatgtatacaaacaacattctgcctcgatgtatgcccgcacaccagagggcgccagatctcagtacagatggttgtgagccaccatgtggttgctgggaattgaactcaggacctctggaagagcagccagtgctctcaacctctgagccatctctccagccccccagattACTTTTttttacaagagaaagaaaaaggacgaGAGGAAAAGAAATCCACTGCTTCAGTGAAGAAAGTGGCAGACATCAAAACAGTATTGTGATCTCAGATGTCCAGTGTCACTGGAGATTAATAACAAAGATAAAGTGAACTTGAAATGTTAATTTGGGTACTGATCAACTGTTAAAATTTCACGGAACCTTAAAAGGTATCTGTGAGCTCAAGATGTAGTCGTTCCCTGCACCTGCAATATAAAGCAAGTGCTCACAAGTGGCTCCTTGTCATTTTCCTATGAATACCACGGTTTGAACTGGTGGCCACTTCCTCGGACACCTGTAGATTCTGTAAATCCCAAATACTAACAAGGACCCTGGTGACAGATAGGCACACATCCTTACTTGTCTCCATTCATTTGAAACTACTGTTTATGCTCCAATAAGAGGATAGCAAATGTTGGGGATATggagaaatttaaaatcttgtatAATACTGGCAAGAATATTATACTGAAATATTATACTGAGAGAAGTAACCTAGGtcccaaaagacaaatactgtatATCCTCTCGTGCAGATCTTATACTGGAATGTTTAGATAAATAGACTTAAGTCAGCGTGTCAATAAGAGCCAGGACAAAGGACCATGAGAGGTTACAGGGGGATCAGTGAGGTGAGGGTAGTGGGAAGACTAGACAAGGAAACACTTAAAGGAGGTGTGGGTAGGATCCCCCTCATCTTCTCATccctcacatctgccctctgTGCTTGCAAccttccccccaaaacaaaccaaatttaaaagaaaaaccaaaacccacacaaaacaaagaaacaaaacaaagagacagacagacagacagacagacaggcaggcaggcaggcaggcagacagacagacagacagaagaatcTTGTCTGGGTGCCATAGGGTGACCCACTGAGTCGCACAGTTTACCCTTGAGTCTATAGTCATCTGTACTAAGTGTTCATTGCCacaagtcattggtctggctctaGGCCTCTGACTTCACCTATGATGCCACCAACACTGATATGAGCTCTCACTGGGGCTCTCCCTGGATATCCTTGGTTGTCCTGTGTCCTGGAGATCCTGTTGTTTTAGATCTCATCCCCTTTACCAGCTCTAATAGTTCATAGGTGAGGTATGTTGGGGTAGGCCAACACATAGGCCTGGTTAGGGTGAtgatgtccatggcctgtgtTAGTACAAGAGGTCTCTGGAATCATGCCCCACCGTTCACTGGCCCTGGGATTGCTCCTACCACTCACTGGATACTACAGTCAAAGAGCTGGCCCTGCTTCCCCCAGGGGAGACCTGGCCCCCCACACTTGGGAAAGACGGCCCTATCTCTCACCACAGGCATGCACATCACCTGAACAGCACACTAGAGTTGAGCCTAAGAAtgagaaagcaggagagctgATCCCTCTCCCCTCCATGTGGTGGCACAGGTGGAAAAGATTGCCCCACTCCCATCCCTTGCTACATGTGACAGGCAAAAGAGCTGGTCCTAgatagtttatgtcaacttgacataagctagttatatgaaaggagggaacttcaattgagaaaatgcctccagatgttccagtcataaggcattttcttaattagtgattaatggggaagggcacagcccactgtaggtggtaccatccctgggctggtggttctaggctctataagaaagcaggctgagtcaggcggtggtggcgcacgcctttaatctcagcactcaggaggcagagacaggcggatctctgtgagttcgaggccagcctggtctacaagagctagttccaggacaggaacaaaaaagctacggagaaaccctgtctcgaaaaatcaataaataaagaaatgaagaaagagagagagagagagagagagagagagagagagagagagagagagagagaaagcaggctgagcaagtcatgaggagcaagtcagtaaacagcaccctccatggtctctgcatcagcttctgccaaCAGGTTCTTggcctgtttgagtttctgtcctgatttccttcaatggTAAACACCAATgtgtataagtcaaataaatcctttcctccccaagttgcttcggTGATGGTATTTCATcaagcaataaaaacccaaactgagaCAACTATAACACACAAAAGTCtgtacataaataaacacatatagtTTAAAGAGATTTCCTTGTCTGGGATAACAATGCTCCCTCCAACAGACAAAACCTATCTAATAAAACTCCAACTCTAAGCGTGAGAGTCCCTCTTTTGTGTTGCTGGTCATTTTTacccaagagactcccaaaacattataTATTGCTGCTCTTGTCTTTGATTGTTTCCCCAGAGGTAGAAGGCAAGTCTCTACAGTCGAAGACACCATCCATTTCAGCCCAGAGGCTCCTGAGCTGGTGCCAACTTAAATGGCTCCTCTCCAAGGACTGGTTATCATGGTCCAGAAAGAGGCATACAAGCTTCCAAAGCAGgtaagactcccccccccccccccccgccaaacaACCATGACGTTTACAAACCACAACAACTACCAGCAGAACACTGTAATGTTAAGGGTGCAGTAGTGGTTAAGAATACCTTAGTAGTAACTGATGGCTCTCTAACTGACTTAAGACTCACTCAACAAAaaggaaaccatgcctggtactggaaaacCAACCAACTTCCCACGGCTTGTGCAGTCATGGACACTGGAGGAGAGCCTACAACCACGACTTCACTAACCCAGCGTGATTCTggctacattctaaatatttgtccttatgcccacaggtaagtgtagtcctCATCCCTCATCAAGGATATTTCTTtctgcaacagacagagaccattacagaaaaccacaatcaatcaaaatgcaaaattgtAGAGCAAAGCCCCAAGAGGACATGAATTTCAAAGGTGGCAGGGCTAGTACAAGGGAGGGTTTGGAGAGGAACAGAagttatattataatctaaaaaaaaataattaaaaaagaaggccTATAGGTGTGAAGTACCTTAAGAACAATAATATTTGGCCAAAgtcatctttaaaaagaacataaagagCTTAAAGGATATAAAATAGTGCAGCCCTAAAACTAGGATAAGAAACCTGAAAGAAAGGATGCTAATGCAACATCCTATTTTGCAGGCTCTAGAAGACAATATAGGGGAATTTAGTGGTATACAACAGAACCAGGGACAGGTTCTGGgaccacaggaaatgaaaggttaCCTTAGATACACATTATAGCTGCCCAAATTGGGAGCTTCTGGCTGGCAATTGGTTGCACTTCTTAAAGTGGACACTGTTTATAAGCAGAAGTTACTATAGGCATTAGATTAGAAATTTAGTTTCTGATTATGGGGAAATTTGAATTTGGCATATATAGAGCAAGAGATGACAGAGAGGGCAACTGAGAGGTTTTTGGAAGAGTTCAGAGATGAGGCATCAATGGCCTGGACTCAACTCgtagaaacagaagagaacaggaaaagtttcagagaaataaaaacacaattccaaaaaaaaactaaataagcaagaaatgaaaaaagtACCAGTCTTTCTGGTTTGACTCTAATGTGCTACGAGATTGATGAAAAAGActagaattaagaaaatatatttaaaaagagagaaagttgtAAAAACAACACGAGCTTGGTATGAAGTACTATAGATAAGATTTCAGTAAGTCTTAGGAAGTATGGGTGTTTATTTCCAACCTCTAAGAGATTAGTAACATAAAATGCAGAGTAGAGGACCAGGGATACAGTTCAGTGACAGGTCACTTGCCTACACTCAGTTCCTAGCANNNNNNNNNNNNNNNNNNNNNNNNNNNNNNNNNNNNNNNNNNNNNNNNNNNNNNNNNNNNNNNNNNNNNNNNNNNNNNNNNNNNNNNNNNNNNNNNNNNNNNNNNNNNNNNNNNNNNNNNNNNNNNNNNNNNNNNNNNNNNNNNNNNNNNNNNNNNNNNNNNNNNNNNNNNNNNNNNNNNNNNNNNNNNNNNNNNNNNNNNNNNNNNNNNNNNNNNNNNNNNNNNNNNNNNNNNNNNNNNNNNNNNNNNNNNNNNNNNNNNNNNNNNNNNNNNNNNNNNNNNNNNNNNNNNNNNNNNNNNNNNNNNNNNNNNNNNNNNNNNNNNNNNNNNNNNNNNNNNNNNNNNNNNNNNNNNNNNNNNNNNNNNNNNNNNNNNNNNNNNNNNNNNNNNNNNNNNNNNNNNNNNNNNNNNNNNNNNNNNNNNNNNNNNNNNNNNNNNNNNNNNNNNNNNNNNNNNNNNNNNNNNNNNNNNNNNNNNNNNNNNNNNNNNNNNNNNNNNNNNNNNNNNNNNNNNNNNNNNNNNNNNNNNNNNNNNNNNNNNNNNNNNNNNNNNNNNNNNNNNNNNNNNNNNNNNNNNNNNNNNNNNNNNNNNNNNNNNNNNNNNNNNNNNNNNNNNNNNNNNNNNNNNNNNNNNNNNNNNNNNNNNNNNNNNNNNNNNNNNNNNNNNNNNNNNNNNNNNNNNNNNNNNNNNNNNNNNNNNNNNNNNNNNNNNNNNNNNNNNgattaaaggcgtgcgccaccatcacccggctaaggatgaatttttaaagtatctggAAATCTGGAATAGGTTTGTCGACACCTACAGTTACTGAAGCCTCCCTCTGTGCTACCACTGCTCTCCAGTTTTATGTTCCTTCCACCATTATCCCACACCCTTAAAATCCATTTCCACATATCCCCAGACTTCTGCTGGAATGAACTAGGAAACTCACTCAGCTCTTTAGTAGTCTAGTGTACCTTCTCATGGACTGCACTTTCTACCTCCCCAGATTTAGCCTTCAATCTGATTATACGTCTAGAGACATCTATGGGTGCGTCCTGAGGGACATCAgtattatctttactggacatttttaatgagataaaattaagtaaaaagatTATGTCAGCATAGATGGCCAATAGTAAAAGTAATACTCTTGCAAGCAGGTATACATTTTAATATGTGCTTATGTATGTTTTGTACACAACTTTTAAATTTAGTCCATGGAAGAATTCtgctaaaaaaaatcataaacctGTGTCTTACAGTAGCAATTCTCAAAATTCAACAAATTCCTGAGACCCTTTGATTCTCGGTAGGTCAGCAAGTTCAGATCTATTCTGAAATTACATGAAGACATTGATGTTTGTCTATGCAGTTTCTAGAGGTGACACTATATGAAATCATAatagaataaatgtaaaagtGAATGAAAACCCAGTCACCTTCTATTAAGCCAGATGTTAAGATTGACaaaagtaaaaagcaatgacatatgtcattcaatttcttttctttgtaaaatttaatttgtttgtaTATCTTTATCATGTAtgcacagatataaaaaaaatttatatttggtACTCAGACTGCAAGTATTAAATATTGTTACTTATGTTCATATGCTATggtttaatagttttattttaaatgaataattaattaaAGTTCTGTTAACTATGGTAAAACCCCAATATGACAGTAGACACCTGTAATATCAACAGCCAGGATGCTAAGGCAGTAGATGTTTAAGTTTAATGCCATTCTTGACTATAAACtgaaaccttctctcaaaaagccccaataaataaataagaaaacccagcagcataaacaaacagcaaacagcatGTATCAGCCATCCTGTTGTGGTTAGCTGATGATGAAAGTACCAAATTCACCCCTTTGAAAACCAGTTtctgaaagaaatagaaagtacCAGAATAAGTAGGTCTTTCTCTTTCATAGACCTAATTATTTACTTTTCAGTATTTTCAATCTTAAAGTGGAAAcaattaaacataattttttaccTACTGTTCTTCACTGCACCTAACATACAAAGAGATACTAAAGCCAACGTCCAAGACTTGTAAGTAATGTGACTttgttatctgtttgtttgtttgtttgtttgtttgtttgtttgtttgtttggggcagTGCTGGAAACTAGACCCAAGGCCTTCCACAGTCTAAGCAAATTATTTACCATTAAGCTCAATTACCAGATGTAAGTGTATTTGAATGGAAACAGAATGTTTTCAGAATTAGTATGAATCACTAGGTCACAGAGGGTCCCGAGTGCAAAGACAGTTGGCTTCACACAAAGGCTCTGTGAAGACACTGGCACAGATCCACACAAGAACACCTGCTGATGACATACCTTACAGCCAGGAGCCAAAGAATGTCAAGGACTGCCTACCCCCAAAGGAAGTCAAAAGAGGCAAAAGGATCCTTCTCCCACAGCACCTTCAACGACCACAGGTTCTGCAGGCACTGAGTTTTACCACCTGGCTGGGAACTGTTAAGGCAATGGATCTTTGCCATTCCAGGTCATCTAAATTACAGTCATTTATTATCCAGTACTGAGTAATTAATATACCTATCACATTGcaatgtttatgtttgtgtttttaataacaATACCCAGCATTAAACTGACAATAGAAGCAATTTGCTAAGAAGAATGTATAAGTAAATTATTGTGGCAAATATTAATCAGTGTCTTTCTTGATAAAAGCATTATTAACAGGAGGggtttatacattttatatattacatatgaatttttatttagctatagagaaaattaaatgatattttcaggaaaataattcTAAGTTGGAATCattatatgaaacaaaataaatcagacTTAGAAAGAGAAATACACTATATCATTTTCTCATATGCAAATCTTAGATTTTGGTGTGGGGATGTGCCCTTgagtgtatgtgtccatgtgtgtgcatttgggcatgtgtgtgtttgtgtgtactgtGTGAGAAACAGCAGGGAAGGAAGAGCTCTCGCGGGCGGAAAGAAAACAGGGGACTGGAACACGTGTGAGAAGAGGGCAGCAGGGCTtcgggagaagaaggaaagggacagcaaaaggagataagggatgagggagaggagtgggaaggcGACAAAGAAGAACAGAATATGCATGAAATGCCACCCTGAAACCCACTATCTGTGGGCTTGTTTAGGCAACGAGCAAAATATTGACACTAGAGAAGCAGCTTTTCTTCGAACTCTAAGTTTGCATACCTTTTAAAGTAAGAATAACTTTGCTTTAAAAACTACGANNNNNNNNNNNNNNNNNNNNNNNNNNNNNNNNNNNNNNNNNNNNNNNNNNNNNNNNNNNNNNNNNNNNNNNNNNNNNNNNNNNNNNNNNNNNNNNNNNNNNNNNNNNNNNNNNNNNNNNNNNNNNNNNNNNNNNNNNNNNNNNNNNNNNNNNNNNNNNNNNNNNNNNNNNNNNNNNNNNNNNNNNNNNNNNNNNNNNNNNNNNNNNNNNNNNNNNNNNNNNNNNNNNNNNNNNNNNNNNNNNNNNNNNNNNNNNNNNNNNNNNNNNNNNNNNNNNNNNNNNNNNNNNNNNNNNNNNNNNNNNNNNNNNNNNNNNNNNNNNNNNNNNNNNNNNNNNNNNNNNNNNNNNNNNNNNNNNNNNNNNNNNNNNNNNNNNNNNNNNNNNNNNNNNNNNNNNNNNNNNNNNNNNNNNNNNNNNNNNNNNNNNNNNNNNNNNNNNNNNNNNNNNNNNNNNNNNNNNNNNNNNNNNNNNNNNNNNNNNNNNNNNNNNNNNNNNNNNNNNNNNNNNNNNNNNNNNNNNNNNNNNNNNNNNNNNNNNNNNNNNNNNNNNNNNNNNNNNNNNNNNNNNNNNNNNNNNNNNNNNNNNNNNNNNNNNNNNNNNNNNNNNNNNNNNNNNNNNNNNNNNNNNNNNNNNNNNNNNNNNNNNNNNNNNNNNNNNNNNNNNNNNNNNNNNNNNNNNNNNNNNNNNNNNNNNNNNNNNNNNNNNNNNNNNNNNNNNNNNNNNNNNNNNNNNNNNNNNNNNNNNNNNNNNNNNNNNNNNNNNNNNNNNNNNNNNNNNNNNNNNNNNNNNNNNNNNNNNNNNNNNNNNNNNNNNNNNNNNNNNNNNNNNNNNNNNNNNNNNNNNNNNNNNNNNNNNNNNNNNNNNNNNNNNNNNNNNNNNNNNNNNNNNNNNNNNNNNNNNNNNNNNNNNNNNNNNNNNNNNNNNNNNNNNNNNNNNNNNNNNNNNNNNNNNNNNNNNNNNNNNNNNNNNNNNNNNNNNNNNNNNNNNNNNNNNNNNNNNNNNNNNNNNNNNNNNNNNNNNNNNNNNNNNNNNNNNNNNNNNNNNNNNNNNNNNNNNNNNNNNNNNNNNNNNNNNNNNNNNNNNNNNNNNNNNNNNNNNNNNNNNNNNNNNNNNNNNNNNNNNNNNNNNNNNNNNNNNNNNNNNNNNNNNNNNNNNNNNNNNNNNNNNNNNNNNNNNNNNNNNNNNNNNNNNNNNNNNNNNNNNNNNNNNNNNNNNNNNNNNNNNNNNNNNNNNNNNNNNNNNNNNNNNNNNNNNNNNNNNNNNNNNNNNNNNNNNNNNNNNNNNNNNNNNNNNNNNNNNNNNNNNNNNNNNNNNNNNNNNNNNNNNNNNNNNNNNNNNNNNNNNNNNNNNNNNNNNNNNNNNNNNNNNNNNNNNNNNNNNNNNNNNNNNNNNNNNNNNNNNNNNNNNNNNNNNNNNNNNNNGAAAGTTATATTCCTTTTAGAATTGGTGAGGCCTCCATCTTACATATGGGAAGCTGCCAATGGGCCTTTTCAGGAGTCTCTAAAGTGAGGCTCACCATTTCCTCACGACTTGAACAAACTAAactcttagtttgctttctattgccaAGATAAAACACTAGGACCAAAAACGGAATGTGGAGCCAGGAAGTGATgtaggccatggaggaatgcagctaactggcttgctcttcacagcttgctcagcctgctttcttatacaatctcAGACCGCCAACCCAGGGACAACACCATACATAGAAAAGTGGGTTCTCACACATCATTAAGAACACAATCACAggcttgcccataggccaatctcaTAAGGAGCATTGATATTCCTTCTCTCAAAGAACTCTAGCttttgccaagttgacaaaacaaagcAGCACAAGCTATTGTTGACCAATAAAAGAACTTGCTCTCCTGCTTTCCCAAATCCATATCAGAATAACAAATCAAAGGGACATGAGTCCTCAGTCCAAAATAACTGAGACCTGTGGAAGCTATATTGAAagacaataaatttatttttaaaaagcaatgtaattgtgatgtggaatttccctctatatgctgtgattaccattgaagaataaaggaactgctttgggcctatcgcagagctataggggaacagagctaggccaggaaaactaagctgaatgctgggagagagaaggcagaatcagaaagaagccatgtagccaccagagatgaacactggaactttacccagtaagccacagccatgtggcgatacacagattaatagaaatgggttaaattaatatgtaagagttatccaataaaaagctagagctaatgggtcaagcggtgagttaattaatacagtttctgtatgattatttcagttctgggcgtCAAGGACAAACAGGCAGCCTGCTACTACACAATTGTCCAAgattgctttctgtcactgtgataaacaccataaccaaaagtaaTACAAGAAAAAGGGGTTATTTCAGCTTATGCTcctaggtcacagtccatcactgaggaaagtcagctcaagaacacaaacagaaggtaaaacagaaacaagaatgtTGGTTATTGGATCACTCATTAACTCATGCTTAAcaattcttatatatatataacctacCTACTTAGAGTCAGTGCAACCCATAAAGGa
This region includes:
- the Cep112 gene encoding centrosomal protein of 112 kDa, producing the protein MIKELEGRVQQLTGEAENSNLQRQKLVQEKMELERCYQITCSELQELKTRRNILHKEKEHLANDYEKNVKLLKTKYDSDINLLKQEHALSASKTSGVIEELEQNICQLKQQVQESELQRKQQAKDQENKFHMERNHLKHTYEKK